A single Gemmatimonadales bacterium DNA region contains:
- a CDS encoding redoxin domain-containing protein produces MMKPVVLLAFSTAFAGMGALAFQSSPWASAQGMAPSPGVASAAPRPAPSWHNSSWLNTEQPLTLESLKGRVVLLNFWVYTCYNCTNTVPSLVDFDREYRDRGLTLIGIHTPEFPPYSGEHDKGNVERALRQYHIEYPVAQDNDDRTWNLYGIRFWPSFVLIDKKGRIRYEGAGEFHVGDGNYQLWQHRIEELLAES; encoded by the coding sequence ATGATGAAGCCCGTCGTTCTCCTCGCCTTCTCGACCGCTTTTGCCGGCATGGGCGCGCTGGCATTCCAGTCGTCACCGTGGGCCAGCGCTCAGGGCATGGCGCCTTCGCCCGGCGTCGCCTCCGCCGCACCGCGCCCCGCGCCGTCCTGGCACAACTCGAGTTGGCTCAACACCGAGCAGCCGCTCACGCTCGAATCGCTCAAGGGCCGCGTGGTGCTGCTCAACTTCTGGGTGTACACCTGCTACAACTGCACCAACACCGTGCCGTCGCTGGTGGATTTCGACCGGGAGTATCGCGACAGGGGGCTCACGCTGATCGGTATTCACACGCCGGAGTTTCCGCCCTACTCGGGCGAGCACGACAAGGGGAACGTCGAGCGCGCCCTGCGCCAGTACCACATCGAATATCCGGTGGCCCAGGACAACGACGACAGGACCTGGAATCTCTACGGCATTCGCTTTTGGCCGAGCTTCGTCCTCATCGACAAGAAGGGCCGCATCCGCTACGAGGGCGCCGGCGAGTTCCACGTCGGCGACGGCAACTACCAGCTCTGGCAGCACCGGATCGAGGAGCTGCTGGCCGAATCGTGA
- the upp gene encoding uracil phosphoribosyltransferase has product MPATGSDHPNLTVLAHPLIQHKLTLLRDRHTSTRDFKQLVSEIAMLMAYEVTKDLPTEPVEIDTPLERMTGRQVAGKKLTLVPILRAGLGMVDGIAQLIPSARVGHIGLARDHETLKPMDYYFKVPAAEEERDFFVLDPMLATGGSGVAAVTALKQAGVRRIRFLCLVAAPEGVREMAKAHPDVPVFAAALDRQLDARGYILPGLGDAGDRLFGTR; this is encoded by the coding sequence ATGCCGGCGACCGGGTCCGACCATCCCAATCTGACCGTCCTCGCCCATCCGCTGATCCAGCACAAGCTCACACTGCTCCGCGACCGTCACACCAGCACCCGTGACTTCAAGCAGCTGGTGAGCGAGATCGCGATGCTGATGGCGTACGAGGTCACCAAGGATCTCCCGACGGAGCCCGTGGAAATCGACACGCCGCTCGAGCGGATGACGGGGCGGCAGGTGGCGGGCAAGAAGCTCACCCTGGTCCCGATTCTCCGCGCGGGGCTCGGCATGGTGGACGGGATCGCGCAGCTCATTCCGTCGGCGCGGGTTGGCCACATCGGGCTCGCGCGGGATCACGAGACACTCAAACCGATGGACTACTACTTCAAGGTGCCCGCCGCGGAGGAGGAGCGGGACTTCTTCGTCCTCGACCCGATGCTGGCGACAGGCGGCTCGGGCGTGGCCGCCGTGACCGCGCTCAAGCAGGCGGGCGTGCGACGCATCCGGTTCCTCTGCCTGGTCGCGGCACCCGAAGGCGTGCGCGAAATGGCCAAGGCCCACCCCGACGTGCCGGTCTTCGCGGCGGCGCTCGACCGGCAGCTCGATGCCAGGGGCTACATCCTCCCCGGTCTGGGCGACGCCGGCGACCGACTCTTCGGGACCCGCTGA
- a CDS encoding MBL fold metallo-hydrolase, whose amino-acid sequence MGGIRLTCWGAAGQVTGSMHYLEAAGARVLLDAGLFQGHRAEAHALNGALDFDPRRVDAVVVSHAHIDHTGRLPLLVHRGFHGPIYATPATRDLSAVMLPDAAHIQEKDAEYLAKRGKAGPPCAPLYNIADAVAVQDLMIGVPYCRIVHLRKNLAIEFTDAGHILGSASVDLRLSEPAAHRLVFSGDIGRSGLPIVRDPEPPAGPIDTLIVESTYADRDHESVGDASRRLGEIVRRVAGRGGKIIVPAFALGRAQEIVYALHELWRAQETPELPIYIDSPLAVDVTSIFRLHPEVFDRRERLVGTGAPLFDFPLVHYVRDVAESKRLNTLAGPAVIISASGMAESGRILHHLANHIGDRRNCVLLVGFQAEHTLGRRLQEGARTVKIFGEEYERRAEVETIGGYSAHADRTELRAWVRRLGGPVRRAFAVHGEPPALEAMAEILREEGVREVIIPRHGETFDL is encoded by the coding sequence ATGGGCGGCATCCGCCTCACCTGCTGGGGCGCCGCGGGCCAGGTGACCGGCTCGATGCACTACCTCGAGGCGGCCGGCGCGCGCGTGCTGCTCGATGCGGGCCTATTCCAGGGCCACCGCGCCGAGGCCCATGCGCTGAATGGGGCGCTCGACTTCGATCCCCGGCGGGTGGACGCGGTGGTGGTGAGCCACGCCCACATCGATCACACCGGCCGGCTGCCGCTGCTCGTGCATCGCGGCTTTCACGGGCCGATCTACGCCACGCCCGCCACGCGGGACCTCAGCGCCGTCATGCTCCCCGACGCCGCGCACATCCAGGAAAAGGACGCCGAGTACCTCGCGAAGCGCGGCAAGGCGGGCCCGCCGTGCGCGCCGCTGTACAACATCGCCGACGCCGTCGCCGTGCAGGACCTCATGATCGGCGTGCCCTACTGCCGGATCGTCCACCTGCGCAAGAATCTCGCGATCGAGTTCACCGACGCCGGCCACATCCTGGGCTCGGCCTCGGTGGACCTGCGGCTGAGCGAGCCGGCCGCGCACCGCCTCGTGTTCTCGGGCGACATCGGGCGCTCGGGCCTTCCGATCGTGCGCGACCCCGAGCCGCCCGCGGGGCCGATCGACACGCTCATCGTGGAGTCGACCTACGCCGACCGGGATCACGAGTCGGTGGGCGACGCCAGCCGACGTTTGGGCGAGATCGTGCGGCGGGTGGCGGGGCGCGGCGGCAAGATCATCGTTCCGGCTTTCGCGCTCGGGCGCGCGCAGGAAATCGTTTACGCCTTGCACGAGCTCTGGCGCGCACAGGAAACGCCCGAGCTGCCGATTTACATCGACAGCCCGCTCGCGGTCGACGTGACATCGATTTTCCGGCTGCACCCCGAGGTGTTCGACCGCCGCGAGCGGCTGGTGGGCACCGGCGCGCCGCTGTTCGATTTTCCATTGGTGCACTATGTGCGCGACGTCGCCGAGTCCAAGCGTCTCAACACGCTCGCGGGCCCCGCGGTGATCATCTCCGCGAGCGGCATGGCCGAATCGGGGCGGATTCTTCACCACCTGGCCAACCACATCGGCGACCGTCGGAACTGCGTGCTCCTGGTCGGCTTCCAGGCGGAGCATACGCTCGGCCGGCGCCTGCAGGAGGGGGCGCGCACCGTGAAGATTTTCGGCGAGGAGTACGAGCGCCGTGCGGAGGTGGAGACCATCGGCGGATACTCGGCCCACGCCGACCGGACCGAGCTGCGCGCGTGGGTGCGCCGCCTGGGCGGGCCGGTCCGGCGCGCGTTTGCGGTGCACGGGGAGCCGCCTGCGCTCGAAGCCATGGCGGAGATTCTGCGCGAGGAGGGCGTGCGCGAGGTCATCATTCCGCGCCATGGCGAGACGTTCGATCTCTAG
- a CDS encoding YdcF family protein, with the protein MRSAAGRLRRAVRALGLGLGVAALAYTVSFVLVLVVAQLDNPQPADAIVVLGAAQYNGRPSPVLRARLDHARELWSDGLAPAIIVTGGVGRGDTESEADVGRRYLLARRVPATAVVSEPEGRTTAASMTAVADRLGDDQRVILVSDPFHMLRLRLEARRTGLVAYTSPTDTSPISDNPVLELEYLAVEACKVPVAWLHSVFDGASARRS; encoded by the coding sequence ATGCGTAGCGCCGCCGGCCGGCTGCGCCGGGCGGTGCGCGCGCTGGGCCTCGGGCTCGGCGTCGCGGCGCTTGCCTACACCGTCAGTTTCGTCCTGGTGCTCGTGGTGGCGCAGCTCGACAATCCGCAGCCGGCCGATGCGATTGTGGTCCTCGGCGCGGCGCAGTACAACGGGCGCCCCTCACCGGTGCTCCGCGCCCGACTGGATCACGCGCGCGAGCTCTGGAGCGACGGTCTGGCCCCGGCGATCATCGTGACAGGTGGCGTGGGCCGCGGCGACACCGAAAGCGAAGCCGACGTGGGCCGCCGCTACCTGCTGGCGCGCCGCGTGCCCGCCACCGCCGTCGTCTCGGAACCGGAAGGCCGGACGACCGCGGCGTCGATGACCGCAGTGGCCGACCGCCTGGGCGACGACCAGCGGGTGATCCTCGTGAGCGACCCGTTTCATATGCTGCGCTTGCGCCTCGAGGCCCGTCGTACCGGGCTCGTGGCCTATACGTCGCCCACCGATACGAGCCCGATCTCGGACAACCCCGTGCTGGAGCTCGAGTATCTGGCCGTCGAGGCCTGCAAGGTTCCCGTCGCGTGGCTGCACAGCGTGTTCGATGGGGCCTCCGCCCGGAGATCATGA
- a CDS encoding pitrilysin family protein produces MMSARPAAGLRRLGAVLLGAPLALLAPISAQSQAPPLHVPYTADTLANGLVLLVHEDHSVPIVAVSTLRRVGSADERPGRTGFAHLYEHLMFTGSEHAPYPAFDRLLEAAGADNNAYTTEDRTVFYESGPSNALPLMLWLEADRTGWFLPTLDFTKLDVQRDVVKNERRQSYENQPYGLANETLLRMLYPPGHPYSWPVIGSMVDLDAATLGDVKDFFRRYYAPNNTTIAVAGDVATAEVDRLVAHYFGPIPRGDSVARPTVAPFSLAHDTSAVLEDRVQLPRLYYFWHAVPRNDPDQAPLEVLAYVLAGAKNSALTEPLVYMRQLASDVSAAPDLKHLDGDFTVSVTARPGHALPELQAVIDPLLAQLAAEGPAPHDLQQAKNALESQFLDVLERVSSKADLLNNSLFFTGEPDVVQRRIDQLRAVTADDVKRVARQYLGAPKAVLSVVPEGKRELAAKDGGAR; encoded by the coding sequence ATGATGTCCGCTCGACCCGCTGCCGGTCTGCGCCGGCTTGGCGCCGTGCTCCTTGGCGCTCCGCTCGCGTTGCTCGCCCCCATTTCTGCACAGAGCCAGGCGCCGCCGCTCCACGTTCCCTACACCGCCGACACGCTGGCGAACGGCCTCGTGCTGCTGGTGCACGAGGATCACTCGGTGCCGATCGTGGCCGTGAGCACGCTCCGGCGCGTCGGCTCGGCCGACGAGCGGCCGGGCCGCACCGGCTTCGCTCATTTGTACGAGCATCTCATGTTCACCGGCTCGGAGCACGCGCCCTACCCGGCGTTCGACCGGCTGCTCGAGGCCGCCGGCGCCGACAACAACGCGTACACCACCGAGGACCGCACCGTCTTCTATGAGTCGGGCCCTTCCAACGCGCTGCCGCTCATGCTCTGGCTCGAGGCCGATCGTACCGGCTGGTTTCTGCCGACGCTCGACTTCACCAAGCTCGACGTGCAGCGGGACGTGGTGAAGAACGAGCGGCGGCAGAGCTACGAGAACCAGCCCTACGGGCTCGCGAACGAGACCCTGCTGCGCATGCTGTATCCGCCGGGCCACCCGTACTCGTGGCCCGTCATCGGCTCCATGGTCGATCTCGACGCCGCGACGCTTGGCGACGTGAAGGACTTCTTCCGCCGTTACTACGCGCCGAACAACACGACGATCGCCGTAGCCGGCGACGTCGCGACCGCGGAGGTCGACCGGCTGGTGGCGCACTACTTCGGCCCGATCCCGCGCGGCGACAGTGTGGCGAGGCCCACGGTGGCGCCGTTCTCGCTTGCACACGACACGAGCGCCGTACTGGAGGACCGGGTACAGCTTCCGCGGCTCTACTACTTCTGGCACGCGGTGCCGCGGAACGACCCCGACCAGGCCCCGCTCGAGGTGCTGGCGTACGTGCTCGCCGGGGCCAAGAACAGCGCGCTCACCGAGCCGCTGGTCTACATGCGGCAGCTCGCGAGCGACGTGAGCGCGGCCCCCGACCTCAAGCACCTGGACGGCGACTTCACCGTGAGTGTGACCGCGCGTCCCGGGCACGCGCTGCCGGAGCTGCAAGCGGTGATCGACCCATTGCTCGCGCAGCTCGCGGCCGAGGGGCCGGCGCCCCACGATCTGCAACAGGCAAAGAACGCGCTCGAGTCGCAGTTTCTCGATGTGCTGGAGCGGGTGAGCTCCAAGGCCGATCTACTCAACAACTCGCTCTTCTTCACGGGGGAACCCGACGTGGTGCAGCGCCGGATCGATCAGTTGCGCGCCGTCACCGCGGACGATGTGAAGCGTGTCGCCCGGCAGTACCTCGGCGCGCCGAAAGCGGTGCTGAGCGTGGTGCCCGAGGGCAAGCGCGAGCTTGCCGCGAAGGATGGAGGTGCCCGATGA
- a CDS encoding pitrilysin family protein, with the protein MMRRVHHALAVACAAGALVASPLAGQAPAITHPPVLSPPAPLHVPAVHRGRLPNGIGLYVVEQHEVPLVELTLLVKGGGRSDGARGGLASFTAGMLDEGADTLDAFGIAAAADYLGADLATGADWDRSYVSLKVPRRNLAGALDLMAAVTLRPTFHSADVARQRALRLAGITQERDDPEVVAGETLASILYPRGHPYHRPLHGDSAAVSGFDSAAVRGFWREHYRPNRATMVVAGDITLAEATRMVGQAFGSWEAGGECAPNGRRGAAQKGSGAEPTVCLSGEPPVPSAPRHRSDPVRPPARLTIYLVDKPSAPQSVIAVGGAGVDRRNPDYYALRVMNTVLGGSFSSRLNQTLREVKGYSYGAGSSFEFRPLPGPFVAGTAVRTDVTDSSLVYLLKELRGIRESPVNPAELGRAKSYITLGLPGDFETTSELASRIAGLLLFGLPLDYYDHFAPRIDAVTAADVQRVARRYIQPDHLAVVIVGDVTRIRPRVEALGLGPVVVPAP; encoded by the coding sequence ATGATGCGGCGCGTCCATCACGCGCTGGCGGTCGCCTGCGCCGCTGGCGCGCTCGTCGCCTCGCCCTTGGCGGGACAGGCGCCGGCGATCACCCATCCGCCGGTGTTGAGCCCGCCCGCGCCCCTGCACGTTCCGGCGGTACACAGGGGACGGCTGCCCAACGGCATCGGACTGTACGTGGTCGAGCAGCACGAGGTGCCCCTGGTGGAGCTCACACTGCTGGTGAAGGGCGGCGGCCGGAGCGACGGCGCACGGGGGGGTCTCGCCTCGTTCACGGCCGGCATGCTCGACGAAGGCGCCGACACGCTCGACGCATTCGGCATCGCCGCCGCCGCGGATTACCTCGGCGCCGACCTCGCGACCGGCGCGGACTGGGATCGAAGTTACGTGAGCCTCAAGGTGCCGCGCCGGAATCTCGCGGGCGCGCTCGACCTCATGGCGGCCGTCACACTGCGGCCCACATTCCACTCGGCTGACGTGGCCCGCCAACGCGCGCTCCGCCTTGCCGGCATCACCCAGGAGCGCGACGATCCGGAAGTCGTGGCCGGTGAGACGCTCGCCTCGATTCTCTACCCGCGCGGTCACCCCTACCATCGCCCGCTGCACGGCGACTCGGCGGCGGTATCCGGCTTCGACTCCGCCGCCGTGCGCGGCTTCTGGCGGGAGCACTATCGTCCGAACCGCGCCACGATGGTCGTGGCCGGCGACATCACGCTCGCCGAGGCAACGCGGATGGTGGGGCAGGCGTTCGGCAGTTGGGAGGCGGGCGGCGAGTGCGCGCCGAACGGCCGCCGAGGAGCGGCGCAGAAGGGGTCGGGGGCGGAGCCGACTGTGTGCTTGTCGGGGGAGCCCCCGGTCCCTTCTGCGCCGCGACACCGCAGCGATCCCGTCAGGCCACCCGCCCGCCTGACGATCTATCTGGTCGACAAGCCCTCCGCCCCACAGTCCGTCATCGCCGTCGGCGGCGCAGGCGTTGATCGCCGAAATCCCGACTATTACGCCTTGCGCGTGATGAACACCGTGCTCGGCGGCTCCTTCTCCTCCCGCCTCAACCAGACCCTGCGCGAGGTGAAGGGCTACAGCTACGGCGCCGGCTCGAGCTTCGAGTTCCGTCCGCTCCCCGGGCCGTTCGTCGCGGGCACCGCGGTGCGCACGGACGTGACCGACAGTTCGCTCGTCTATCTGCTCAAGGAGCTGCGCGGCATCCGCGAGTCGCCGGTAAACCCGGCCGAGCTCGGGCGCGCCAAGTCCTACATCACGCTCGGCCTCCCGGGCGACTTCGAGACCACGAGTGAGCTCGCCAGCCGCATCGCCGGTCTGCTGCTCTTCGGGCTGCCGCTCGACTACTACGATCACTTTGCCCCACGGATCGACGCGGTCACCGCGGCCGACGTACAGCGCGTCGCGCGCCGCTACATCCAGCCCGATCACCTGGCCGTCGTCATCGTGGGCGACGTGACCCGTATCCGGCCGCGCGTCGAGGCGCTCGGGCTTGGACCCGTCGTAGTGCCGGCGCCATGA
- a CDS encoding NUDIX hydrolase translates to MTLLSAARLYTGHVLNLDVDTVRFPDGSTGELEMIRHPGAAGVVPLFGSLHEPDPEVVLIRQFRHAAGGFIWEIPAGRLDPGEAPEACARRELEEEAGFVAGELTPLTTIYTTPGFTDERIHLFRATGLSGAEHHREADEFMEVHRVRWSAVLDLIRRGEITDGKTLVALMFVHCFGR, encoded by the coding sequence ATGACGCTTCTTTCCGCGGCCCGGCTCTACACGGGCCACGTGCTCAACCTCGACGTCGACACCGTGCGCTTTCCCGACGGCTCGACCGGCGAGCTCGAGATGATCCGCCATCCCGGTGCCGCGGGGGTCGTGCCGCTGTTCGGCAGCCTGCACGAGCCCGATCCCGAGGTGGTGCTCATCCGTCAGTTCCGCCACGCGGCCGGCGGATTCATCTGGGAAATTCCGGCCGGCCGGCTCGATCCGGGCGAAGCACCCGAGGCGTGCGCGCGCCGCGAACTGGAGGAGGAGGCGGGCTTCGTGGCCGGCGAGCTCACGCCGCTCACCACGATCTACACGACGCCCGGCTTCACCGACGAGCGCATCCATCTCTTTCGGGCCACCGGCCTGAGTGGGGCCGAGCACCATCGCGAAGCGGACGAGTTCATGGAGGTGCACCGGGTCAGGTGGTCGGCCGTGCTTGACCTCATCCGGCGAGGGGAAATCACGGACGGCAAGACGCTGGTCGCCCTCATGTTCGTTCACTGTTTTGGGCGATAA
- the holA gene encoding DNA polymerase III subunit delta: MASQKIEALSRAVRAGTLAPLYYLHGPEQLLKEEAIRAILDAALDPGLREFNLDQRSAAELDPETLHGLCHTPPMMSERRALVIRDVEAWKRKPKVREAYLRYAERPAADVVVILVQGAGDDTEDRELARGAVSAACEPFTPERAARWVVRRAEQRGIAIEPAAAEHLVRVAGTELGGLAVEIEKLAGLPKGAPITAARVGEVVGVRHGETMQDWRDAILAGDTARASRLLGPVLAQAGVSGVRVLTVLGTALVGVSAARDAYDRGLRDAALERAVFDLLRRVKPQGIFGYKEEAERWARAAPAWPPERLRAGLRATVAADVALKGTTISGELGILQDLTFELAPGAAVAA, encoded by the coding sequence ATGGCATCGCAGAAGATCGAGGCGCTCTCCCGTGCCGTTCGGGCGGGGACGCTCGCGCCGCTCTACTATCTCCACGGCCCGGAGCAGCTCCTCAAGGAGGAGGCGATCCGCGCGATCCTCGACGCGGCGCTGGACCCCGGGTTGAGGGAGTTCAACCTCGACCAGCGCTCCGCCGCGGAGCTGGATCCCGAAACGCTCCACGGTCTCTGCCACACGCCTCCGATGATGTCCGAACGCCGGGCCCTCGTCATTCGCGACGTCGAAGCCTGGAAGCGGAAGCCCAAGGTCCGCGAGGCATACCTGCGCTACGCCGAGCGGCCGGCGGCTGACGTCGTGGTCATTCTGGTCCAGGGCGCGGGCGATGACACCGAGGACCGAGAGCTCGCGCGTGGCGCGGTGTCGGCCGCGTGCGAGCCGTTCACTCCCGAACGCGCCGCACGCTGGGTCGTGCGCCGGGCCGAGCAGCGCGGCATTGCGATCGAGCCGGCGGCGGCCGAGCATCTGGTGCGGGTCGCGGGCACGGAGCTGGGCGGGCTCGCGGTCGAGATCGAGAAATTGGCCGGGCTCCCCAAGGGCGCGCCGATTACTGCGGCGCGGGTGGGCGAGGTGGTCGGCGTACGGCACGGCGAAACGATGCAGGATTGGCGCGACGCCATCCTCGCCGGCGACACGGCGCGCGCGAGCCGGCTGCTCGGCCCCGTGCTGGCCCAAGCGGGCGTCTCCGGCGTTCGCGTGCTCACGGTCCTCGGCACGGCGCTGGTCGGCGTGAGCGCCGCGCGCGACGCCTACGACCGCGGCCTTCGCGACGCGGCGCTCGAGCGCGCGGTGTTCGATCTGCTGCGCCGCGTGAAGCCGCAGGGAATATTCGGCTACAAGGAGGAAGCCGAGCGCTGGGCGCGGGCGGCGCCCGCGTGGCCACCGGAACGGCTTCGCGCCGGCCTCCGCGCCACCGTCGCCGCCGACGTCGCGCTCAAGGGCACCACGATCTCCGGCGAGCTCGGCATCCTGCAGGACCTCACCTTCGAGCTCGCCCCCGGGGCAGCGGTGGCGGCATGA
- a CDS encoding SPOR domain-containing protein, translated as MTRSIAVRVACAFGLLLACPAACLSAQSEPRLAGAVRLAQEGLGDSARAVVQGVLDATPPGDTLYPQILYAAAAVAGDPDVMRSDLRRIAIEYAYSGWADDALLRLAQLDFADGNRQGAIKSLEQIRLDYPGSPLFATAALWAGRAYFDENEPRSACSWLDDGLARLGDDDVELRNRLDFYHQRCANLAPAGLAGADSSRAAGTGADSTRPDLTKPDSTRPAPVRSDSTATVPASARFRIQIAAVATQAMADAVASRAKAGGYDPVVAREKGLLKVRLGAYQSRAAAAADLAAVQAKFGGKPFVVAGP; from the coding sequence ATGACGCGGTCCATCGCGGTCCGCGTCGCGTGCGCGTTCGGGCTCCTGCTTGCCTGTCCGGCCGCATGCCTGTCCGCCCAATCCGAGCCCCGCCTTGCCGGCGCCGTGCGGCTCGCGCAGGAGGGCCTGGGCGACTCCGCGCGTGCCGTCGTCCAGGGCGTGCTCGACGCCACGCCGCCCGGCGATACGCTCTACCCCCAGATCCTGTACGCCGCCGCCGCCGTCGCGGGCGATCCCGACGTCATGCGCAGCGACCTCCGGCGGATCGCGATCGAGTACGCCTACTCCGGTTGGGCCGACGACGCGTTGCTCCGCCTGGCGCAGCTCGATTTTGCCGACGGCAACCGCCAGGGCGCCATCAAGAGCCTGGAGCAGATCCGGCTCGACTATCCCGGCTCACCGCTCTTTGCGACGGCCGCGCTCTGGGCCGGCCGCGCCTACTTCGACGAGAATGAACCGCGCTCGGCCTGTAGTTGGCTCGACGATGGATTGGCGCGCCTGGGCGACGACGACGTCGAGCTCAGAAACCGGCTCGACTTCTACCATCAGCGCTGCGCGAACCTCGCACCGGCCGGTCTGGCAGGGGCCGACTCGTCCCGGGCCGCCGGAACGGGCGCCGACTCGACCCGGCCCGACTTGACGAAGCCGGACTCGACCCGGCCCGCGCCCGTACGATCCGATTCTACGGCGACGGTCCCCGCGAGCGCGCGCTTCCGAATCCAGATCGCCGCCGTCGCCACCCAGGCCATGGCGGACGCGGTCGCGAGCCGGGCCAAGGCAGGCGGCTACGACCCGGTGGTCGCGCGCGAGAAGGGACTGCTCAAGGTCCGCCTAGGCGCATACCAGAGTCGCGCCGCCGCGGCGGCCGACCTTGCCGCGGTGCAAGCCAAGTTCGGCGGCAAGCCGTTCGTGGTGGCCGGCCCGTGA